The sequence below is a genomic window from Aspergillus nidulans FGSC A4 chromosome V.
TATATATGTCAGAAAAGGATATAGACAATACCGCCGGGGACATACCTGGACCCTTTCCAGCATAGCTGCTTTCGTGACATTCAGATCGCCGGTGTATATAGCACAGACAGCTTTGGGCCATCGTCTTTGCGTAGCTCTGACAGCTTCCCAAAGGACACGTTCTCCCCCGCCTCCGGCGTTGCTATATTCCAAAAAGTAAGCGCCACATACTCAGCTACTACCAGCAGAGACCACATACCAGAAAGGATGGAAGAAGCCTATGATCCCAGTCCACTCGTCTGTCCCTGACTGCTGGAAATTCTGACTAGCTGACCCGGAGCTGCTATCACCCGAGCTGGAGTCGACCTTTTCCCAATCCTCATCATCCGCTGACGTCGTGCTGGTACAAGCCACTTTGGACTGTTTTGAGAGTAGttcgtcttcatctgccCGGACACGAGACAAGATGACCTCCCTGCGAGCTTGTGTCCTCTTCCGGATCACCCATCCCACGCCGCGGAGCACAATACGGAGCAGTCCCAGGGGAAACTGGGGTAGAAGTACGCACGCGGCAAGGAGGGCGATCACAGAGATCAGAAATTTAAGAAGGAAAAGCATCATTGTAAACGGTTTGTTGGGAGCATACTAGCTGAGGGCAGTGGAAGCTGTCTACTAGATAAATAATTGTCGGTGATGAGTGGAATGATGCTGATGTTTGCTTTCTGGTCTTTTCGCTATCGATAAGCCCTGTATGGTACGGTATGGTATAGTTGGTATTATTTCTAACTATAGCATGGTCACCGCCCACGTGATAAATCGCATCAGATGGCACAGCTCGGAATCTTTCTGCCATAGAACTCTTTTGTGTTGTTTACCTCTGTGTGAGACTACTGTTCTTGTCTTTCGTTCTGCATGCAGTTGCCCTTAATTTGAAAGAAGAGACTTAAAACTTCTCAGAATGAGGCCGAGTCATCATCTCCCCCGGATGATGCCTCTGCAGCATGTCCGCCGCTTCCACCAGACGAGACAGGCTCCATTTATAAACGAGTCGCTGGAAGTAGCATCGTCCTTCATTCATGGCGTACACTCAGCCAGCCATTTGCCATGGGCTCTCTCAATCCCTTTGACTGCTTTCCTGATTCGAATGGGCGTGGCCTTGCCCCTGCAGATCTTCACTAAAGTCCAAGCTCGTAAAGAATCCGATTTATCCCCGATACTTATGGCTTGGCGACAGCATTATCAGAAGAAAGCACAGAATCAGACTGGTCCCAATGGCCCGATACTTGCGAGAGAGGCCAAAATCATGACCACTAAAAACGTCAAGGGCCAGTATGAtgctctccgccgccgctgggGCCTAGTCCGATGGTATAGGCCAGCCAATATCCTCCAGGTGCCGATTTGGATTACTGTCATGGAAAGCCTCAGGGCGATGAGCGGTGCTGATAAAAGCCTGGCTCAGACCCTGCTTGCACTGTTTTCATCGGGGGATTCGGAATCGCAAGGATCCGCCGCTCTTCGTCTTACCGTTGAGCCATCGTTCGCAGCAGAGGGAGCCCTCTGGTTCCCTGATCTGTTAGCAAGTGACTCGACGGGCATTCTGCCGGCTATACTGACCGTCACTATGTTGgtcaacatccgcaacgGATGGAAGGTGCCGACACTGAGGAGTGCTGCCGACTTGCCCCTCAAAGAGATGGGGAAGCAGATGTCGAATACTCTATTTCGGTTGCTCATCCAATGCATGGCTCTAAATGTTGGGCTGGCATGTTATATGCAGGGAATGCCGGTAGCGGTTATGATTTACTGGATCACGAGCACGAATATCGCGACGGCACAAAcatatcttcttcaaaaATACATGTTCCCCACTCCATCATTGAAGCCATGGAGGCAGATCCACATTGCTTATTCTAAACGGGGACAAAAGGCTGTGTTACAGAACTAGCCCACAATTCTGGAAATCCCGAGTGCTTGAAGCGACAAAAGACTATTTACGGAGAGCCGGAAATTCGGAAAATTGTCATCCTCAATGGGAAACAAGAGGCAAGGCGGATGAAGACATAAGTCAGAAGAACTGGTACCCTGGGGGGACTGACTGGCAGGTAGTGACAAGGATATCATGGCGGGATTTCGCAGCCCGCAACTCCATCCAGTTAAGATTCAAGTGTGGGATTTGAGCCATTCGAATGCTGATAAATTCAATGGTTGGTATCTCGGTGCAAGCCCAGCCATATTCACGTTGAAACACAATCGGATCCTCGCCCAAGTACAAAGCTGCGAATGCGTCGTCGGCACGGCCCCAGTTGGGAGGTGCCCAGCAAGGAAGGACGGGCTCAATGTATTTTGGATCTCCGGCATCTAGCTGCTCTAAATCAAAGTCCTGCGATCCCATGCGAATATCAGGATGCGAGATGTCTGCCTCATACATGATGCCACGAGCCTCAGCCCGCTGCAAGGAGTGGATCTCACCAGGGAGGTACTTTTGGAGAAATGTTAGTTGTTTATATGCGTTTACTCCACAAAGTCTCGCGGCAACGAaggcctcatcgatggcaGGTTCAAATCGAAAGACGGCCTGAAGATGTTCGGTGATGACATCGACAGTCCCCCGACAGGTCCAGAGGAAATAATCATGATGTGTGTCCCAGTTGCGTGGCCAAGTTGACTGGTCAGGTTCAATATCTAGCTCTCGTGGTGAGGCGATCTCGGCTGCCTCACGCTCTCTTTCGACGTTACTCTCCAATCTCACCAACCGGTCCCAAGATAGTATCGGCAAGGGTGAGCGTGGAGGTCTTTCAGGTGGTACACGAGAACGACGGCTTTCGTCCTCAGTAGCGTCAACAGCTGCTGAAATGGCTCTCTGAATGATCATCTCGTTGTTGGCTCTGAAGAATGGTGTCGCTGATCCAGGGATAATGTCCCCACCGCGATCCCTGCGGAGGGTCACGCCCATATATCCAGCTTCATCCCGTTCAAAACAGTCCGCGTAGTGAAATGTCACTTCGAGAGATTCACCGTTCTCACTCTCATGCTCCTCGCCGGTCAAGTCGTCATGACGCTCCGAGACTGACATTGCGGCTATGGGAGTATGGTTAGTTCGGTTACAATTTCCAGGGTGGCAGTACCTTGAACGTCGATAACGCTGAGGTGGTATACTTACTTCCAAGTGAACTTTAGTTCTTTCGAAGCAAGCAGAATATAACACGAATTGCTCACTCTTGCTCGGACCTCACCAAGCCTCGGTCGATATTTGATCCAATCGCGGAGCCAACAAACAAAGCTAAGAAGTATCTTTGCAAAGTTTGCGGTATCGAAGCGAGAGACTCGGGTTTGAAAGATAGGCAGAAGCACGGGGAGTCCTTCATTGTACTGAAGGGAGGGTGAAGACaatgagaaaagaaggagaagggaaaaaggaCTTTTTTACCTCTTCATTCAGAGAGGGCCTTTCTGAGTGTGTTCGCTGTGTTCCTCAGGCAATGCGAACTGAACGATTCAGTTGCCTTTCCCTCACTGAAGTATGCCTGAGAAAGCTTAACCTCTTGTTATTTCATCAATACATTTCATTCTGCAATATAACCTAAAGGAACCATTTTCTCACTGGCTGCACTACAGCCATTACTACCACAAGAAGGACTAGCTAACTAGTCTTTGCTGGTACTGCCATTAAATTCATCATTCAGGGCACGACAGTTCACGTGGCCCCACCTTGATGTGACTCATGTGATATCTTCTCAACATAATCCTCACCTAGTAAAGGCTGCCAGGCAGAAAGACTCTACTCTTTCTTTGTTGGAACAGCCAGAGGAAaatacaaaaaaaaaatgtaGCTTACTTACATAGATCTTTCATAGCGAAGATAACAGTCATACATGAGACTTCACTTGTTGGACTGACCAGCCCAGAGCATATCAAAGTGCCTTCGATCCAATCGTCTACGATGATTTAAGAAGGATAGAGAATAAGTAACTAGGTGCAGTAAGACGAACTGCGACGGGTATTATATAACAGGTTAAAGCTTAGCTTTGATGTTATCTTCCGATGCACTGGCTTCCTCGTTGATGGAGATCGTGCGATTGTCGGGGCTCTCGCCAAAGAAAATGACTTCGACGGTTACATCGTCACTAGCAGGTGTAAATTAGTACTTCTGGGGGGTTCTCAGCGCAAAGGAAGGTAAAACATACCGATATCGTCTAGAGTAAGGGCTTGGGAGAGTGAGCAAAGCGCAGAGCAtgtccttgtcctttccGCCCATGGCGTTGCGGACGAGATGAGTGGCCGCATTCTTATCTTCAACGACGAAACGACTAGCGGCACCTGAGATGTCGTACTGCTGCTGACGTATCGGTCGACGTTGTCCGTCGGTACTGGTTTCCTTCGGTGCTTCTACAGGTAGCTGGGTCGGCTGGGAGCCGAAGAGACTCCGGACCCAGCTCTTATTGCCGGTACCGGCTCCGGCAGCGGCTTTTTGCTCTTCGATCCACTGCCCAACCAAGCCGACGACTTCTTCGTTGCTTAGCATCTCCCAAAGACCGTCGGTTGcgaggacaaggaagtcgCCTTGGCTGGGATCAACCTTGGTTGTTGTGATGATGGGTTCGGCGGTGACATAAGGGGGGGTCTTTAGGAGGGGATGAGGGGTCCGACCGAAGAACTGGCGCTTGATCTTTTCCTGTGTTTCCTTACTCCATTTGTAGAAGGCGTCTCCGAAAGACCGACTAGGCTCGAGTTGGCCGAGGATACGTCCATTTCGGACAACGTTGGGCTCTCCTGGGTGTTCTTCGCGCAACCGCTTCATTTCAGAGGGCGTGCCGCCCGTCTGGTCTTCTGAAAGGGGTGTTGCTGTCCATTTACCGTTTTCTGAGCGACGGCCGAGAACGGCGCGCGAATCTCCTGCACAGGCTACCTTCAGATCCCGAGTTTGTGAATCGTAAAATGCGAGGAGAGCGCAGGAGCCGGAAAGAGCAGGAGCGAGCAATTCGGCTGCGGCGCGACGTGAATTGGACTTGAACACCTGGTTGACACTGCCGTGGACAATATCGTTATCTAAACGAACAAATCCCTGTTTAATAGCGGCATCCACGGCTTCGGATGACGGCAGCACTAGCGAAGGGTCCGAAGACGCGGACTTATATGTAGCGTTGAGCTCGCGAGCGACGTATGAAATGAGGACGTTGCGCAATTTGGCAGACGTTGTCCAGCCACTATGGCCGAAGGTTAGCGATGATAGTACATGTCTGAAAGTAATATGGACACTCACGAATGGCCGTCAAATACCGCCCAAAACATCCAGTCACTGCTGGATTGGCCTTCGTTTGCCGCAGACGTGGAGGCAGGTACCTCGACTATCTTCTCCGCATGGTCATCTTCGATAGGGGAGTTGCTCGGAACCTGAACAACATCATATCGAACAACCCCTTTACCTCGGTTCACCAGATATGATTCCTCGTTCTTCCTCAGTTTCTGCGTCGCTTGTTCAGGAGTCAGCATCTCTAGAAGTCGGCGATCAGAATCGTCAGTGTTTTTCTGCAATGGCTGCTCTCCAGAGAGCGTTGCCGTATAGAATTGATCGTTATCCACCAGGAGAGCACGGCGCGACGGTTCCGAAGGCTGTTCGGCGTGGGCAGTCGACGTGAACGACCGAGTTTGCGAGGAGGTACCGGCGGCTGCTGGTGTCTGGGAGCCGTCGCCTTGGTAAGCGTACCAAGCCCCAGATGCTACTACTGCCGAGACTGCTGCAACAGAGAAAGTTCGAAGATGCATCGAGGACTGAAGGGAAGCAGAAAGCTTGGGCGTGGAGTAGGATCGGAGACCGAGAGACGGACTGCTTGTGAACGAGATGGGCGGCGTCCTGCCGCCGACCCGCCATGCTGGGGCACGACGAGAAGAACGGAGCGCTTGAAGGGCTGCACGACGCATTGAGCCAACAGTAGCGGACTGACTGATAGAAATACCGAGGCTCGCTGCAACACTCGACCTTACTGCTGAGGAGTTGATGAGGCTCAGTGTCGGCAAATTATGCCCCaggcatcaaggccagcaTCACCGCAACGTCAGCCAGGGGCGGTGGGCACAATTACGGCAGATACGAGCGGTACCAGAATGGTATTTGTAGTGGGATACTCCGCACTAAGCCGGTTTCGGATCCCGCCATTAAGTCCATTGTCGTCATCCCCGCAGTCACAAAATCTCTATTCTACTATACTCCAACATCTAATACTATCTGGAGGGGCTATTGCAAGAGGCAACACATGGTCATAACGCATTTTCAGCACGATTCCAATCCCATTCTGAGCACTGTTGAACTTCCTGGATGTCCTCCCGTGCGATTCGCAAGCTGCAAAAGCTGCgtgagcaagagcagcaagccGAGCTACAAGCCCAAGAGTCGAGCGAAGACGAACTGATAGCGAAGCCATCGAAACCGAAACCAAATGCCTTTGACCTTCTAAACGCGGCGGATaatgacgacgatgaggacgaacAGCCATCGGAAGGCGAGGCTCCCGAGTCGGTAAATCAACCAACAGAGGAGGTAACAATCCCAGCAGCACCGGACCCAGTacaaaagaaaaagaagaagacaaagaataagaagaagaaaaatg
It includes:
- the ptcF gene encoding type 2C protein phosphatase PTC5 (transcript_id=CADANIAT00003340) — protein: MRRAALQALRSSRRAPAWRVGGRTPPISFTSSPSLGLRSYSTPKLSASLQSSMHLRTFSVAAVSAVVASGAWYAYQGDGSQTPAAAGTSSQTRSFTSTAHAEQPSEPSRRALLVDNDQFYTATLSGEQPLQKNTDDSDRRLLEMLTPEQATQKLRKNEESYLVNRGKGVVRYDVVQVPSNSPIEDDHAEKIVEVPASTSAANEGQSSSDWMFWAVFDGHSGWTTSAKLRNVLISYVARELNATYKSASSDPSLVLPSSEAVDAAIKQGFVRLDNDIVHGSVNQVFKSNSRRAAAELLAPALSGSCALLAFYDSQTRDLKVACAGDSRAVLGRRSENGKWTATPLSEDQTGGTPSEMKRLREEHPGEPNVVRNGRILGQLEPSRSFGDAFYKWSKETQEKIKRQFFGRTPHPLLKTPPYVTAEPIITTTKVDPSQGDFLVLATDGLWEMLSNEEVVGLVGQWIEEQKAAAGAGTGNKSWVRSLFGSQPTQLPVEAPKETSTDGQRRPIRQQQYDISGAASRFVVEDKNAATHLVRNAMGGKDKDMLCALLTLPSPYSRRYRDDVTVEVIFFGESPDNRTISINEEASASEDNIKAKL
- a CDS encoding uncharacterized protein (transcript_id=CADANIAT00003339); this encodes MKDSPCFCLSFKPESLASIPQTLQRYFLALFVGSAIGSNIDRGLVRSEQDSLGTAMSVSERHDDLTGEEHESENGESLEVTFHYADCFERDEAGYMGVTLRRDRGGDIIPGSATPFFRANNEMIIQRAISAAVDATEDESRRSRVPPERPPRSPLPILSWDRLVRLESNVEREREAAEIASPRELDIEPDQSTWPRNWDTHHDYFLWTCRGTVDVITEHLQAVFRFEPAIDEAFVAARLCGVNAYKQLTFLQKYLPGEIHSLQRAEARGIMYEADISHPDIRMGSQDFDLEQLDAGDPKYIEPVLPCWAPPNWGRADDAFAALYLGEDPIVFQREYGWACTEIPTIEFISIRMAQIPHLNLNWMELRAAKSRHDILVTTCQSVPPGYQFF
- a CDS encoding membrane insertase COX18 (transcript_id=CADANIAT00003338), whose translation is MRPSHHLPRMMPLQHVRRFHQTRQAPFINESLEVASSFIHGVHSASHLPWALSIPLTAFLIRMGVALPLQIFTKVQARKESDLSPILMAWRQHYQKKAQNQTGPNGPILAREAKIMTTKNVKGQYDALRRRWGLVRWYRPANILQVPIWITVMESLRAMSGADKSLAQTLLALFSSGDSESQGSAALRLTVEPSFAAEGALWFPDLLASDSTGILPAILTVTMLVNIRNGWKVPTLRSAADLPLKEMGKQMSNTLFRLLIQCMALNVGLACYMQGMPVAVMIYWITSTNIATAQTYLLQKYMFPTPSLKPWRQIHIAYSKRGQKAVLQN